One region of Wyeomyia smithii strain HCP4-BCI-WySm-NY-G18 chromosome 3, ASM2978416v1, whole genome shotgun sequence genomic DNA includes:
- the LOC129729279 gene encoding uncharacterized protein LOC129729279 yields the protein MTGAISRMSTRQTTSTDGNDTDCSSASGSSKRRIGRPPGKKSRQNNADDDEEVENDQISLPGYNIECNIDHSRRGTAIALKDHLRFSNVERSLDGRLIALRLQNTTICNVYAPSGKALRAERERFLNSTLAYYIRHPTEHTVIGGDFNCVVRRCDSTGNNHSPALSAFVQQLNLLDVWVQLRPTIPGYTYITHNSSSRLDRIYVSQSLQAVFNDFHQQHQRLYRELRQAYDGYFQNQEMLSTINRVKAKMLTLQRNFTQAIMRTNESFIAGEPISMFQLGNRRRKKTNITQLRDEENQLIDDSTEIERHMLRFYQSLYAAGETEEDAENIFECERVIPENDPVSESCMHEITAAEIFTAIKSSSPNKSPGGDSLPREFYLKTYDVIWRELTLVINETLSGNFPPEFVDGVIVLVKKKSNNQTASSYRPISLLNFDYKILSRILKQRLESVMSTHHVLTDSQKCANTGRNIFQATLAMKDRIARLTKCKQRGLLASFDLRHAFDVVDRTFLFRNMCSLGFEPNLVRLLKKIGDLSSSRLLVNGHLSAAFPIQRSVCQGDPLSMHLFVLYLHPLLKQLDEICESDLVVAYADDVTVICTCLTRMERIREIIQRFERVSGARLSLEKSTSLSVGYTDVMSLTVPWLRNENTVRILGVTFAKSIRLMNKLNWDAIVLSFSRQIYLHSLRTLNLNQKVILLNTFITSKIWYLASVLTPTAAHTAKLTATMRTFLWRGVAANVPMQQLARSKETGGLKLHLPALKCKALLLNRHMRGINSLPFYMSLLSQANPALPIDCPCLKLILKIRTLPPHIQQNISSEIIHNYYIEQTETPKGSSEYPTANWRLIWKNISMRSMNSSERSFLFLIINRKLECRKLMFRINRADGKNCPYCNVTVETLEHKLSECTRVEPAWRTLQRKLNVLLNG from the exons ATGACAGGTGCCATCAGCAGAATGAGTACCCGACAAACTACCTCCACCGATGGAAACGACACAGACTGCTCATCAGCTTCAGGAAGCAGCAAGCGCCGAATTGGTCGGCCGCCAGGCAAGAAATCGCGACAAAACAACGCAGATGACGATGAG GAAGTAGAAAACGACCAAATCAGCTTGCCTGGGTATAACATCGAATGCAATATTGATCACTCACGTAGAGGAACAGCAATAGCACTGAAGGACCACTTGCGTTTCTCGAACGTCGAGAGGAGCCTCGACGGACGACTGATCGCGCTTCGGCTGCAAAACACAACCATTTGTAATGTATACGCTCCATCTGGCAAGGCCCTGCGAGCGGAGAGAGAACGCTTCCTGAATAGTACTCTCGCTTACTATATCCGTCATCCAACGGAACACACAGTGATAGGAGGTGATTTCAACTGTGTTGTGCGGCGATGCGATTCGACTGGAAATAATCACAGCCCCGCGCTCTCTGCATTTGTGCAGCAGCTTAACCTGCTCGATGTTTGGGTACAGCTCCGTCCAACCATCCCTGGCTACACCTATATTACACACAACTCATCATCTCGACTAGACCGCATTTATGTCAGCCAAAGTCTACAAG CTGTATTCAATGATTTCCATCAGCAACATCAACGCTTATACAGAGAACTGCGGCAAGCGTACGATGGCTACTTTCAGAACCAAGAAATGTTATCCACAATTAACCGTGTCAAGGCAAAAATGTTGACCCTACAGCGCAATTTCACACAGGCGATAATGCGCACCAATGAGTCATTCATAGCGGGGGAACCAATTTCGATGTTCCAGCTTGGCAACAGACGcaggaaaaaaacaaatattacacAGTTACGCGACGAAGAAAACCAACTCATCGACGACTCTACCGAAATTGAACGGCACATGCTACGCTTCTACCAATCACTTTATGCAGCGGGTGAGACGGAAGAAGATGCGGAGAACATATTCGAATGCGAGAGAGTGATTCCAGAGAACGATCCGGTAAGTGAGTCTTGCATGCACGAAATAACAGCGGCAGAAATCTTCACTGCCATCAAGTCCAGCAGCCCGAATAAATCTCCTGGTGGAGACTCCCTACCCCGAGAGTTTTATCTCAAAACATACGACGTTATATGGAGAGAGCTAACCCTTGTTATAAACGAGACACTGTCAGGAAACTTTCCGCCAGAATTTGTTGATGGTGTGATCGTGCTTGTCAAAAAGAAAAGTAACAATCAAACAGCGAGCTCTTACAGGCCGATCTCActattaaattttgattataaaATTTTATCTCGTATTCTGAAGCAGCGTCTAGAGAGTGTTATGAGCACCCACCATGTGCTAACCGATAGCCAGAAATGCGCGAATACTggccgaaatatttttcaggcCACCCTTGCTATGAAGGATCGTATCGCACGATTGACCAAATGTAAACAACGTGGTTTGCTCGCATCCTTTGATCTTCGTCACGCTTTCGACGTTGTTGATCGAACCTTCCTTTTTCGCAACATGTGCTCGCTCGGCTTCGAACCGAATCTCGTGCGCCTTCTCAAAAAGATCGGAGACCTATCGTCCTCTCGCCTGTTGGTTAACGGGCATCTATCAGCAGCCTTTCCAATCCAGAGATCGGTCTGCCAAGGAGATCCTCTCTCCATGCATCTGTTTGTGCTCTATTTACATCCACTGCTCAAGCAGCTCGACGAGATTTGTGAGTCTGATCTTGTTGTCGCATATGCCGATGATGTAACGGTGATCTGCACATGCCTTACTAGAATGGAGCGGATAAGAGAAATAATACAACGTTTTGAACGCGTCTCGGGAGCAAGATTGAGCCTGGAGAAATCCACGTCGTTATCAGTGGGATACACCGATGTCATGTCACTCACTGTGCCGTGGCTACGAAACGAAAATACTGTGCGGATACTGGGAGTGACGTTCGCGAAATCTATTCGGCTGATGAACAAATTGAATTGGGATGCCATCGTCTTGAGTTTCTCTAGGCAAATCTATTTGCACTCACTTCGTACACTCAACCTGAACCAAAAAGTGATACTTCTCAATACATTCATCACATCGAAGATTTGGTATCTTGCTTCGGTTCTTACTCCGACTGCTGCGCATACGGCAAAACTTACTGCGACGATGAGAACCTTCCTATGGCGTGGTGTTGCGGCAAATGTACCAATGCAACAGCTGGCGCGAAGCAAGGAGACAGGCGGTTTGAAGCTACACCTACCGGCCCTCAAGTGCAAAGCGTTGCTACTTAATCGACATATGAGAGGCATAAATTCCCTTCCTTTTTATATGTCCTTACTTTCTCAAGCAAATCCCGCCCTTCCCATAGACTGTCCCTGCCTGAAATTGATTCTCAAAATTCGAACACTCCCTCCACATATTCAACAGAATATATCCAGTGAAATAATCCACAATTACTACATAGAACAAACGGAAACACCTAAGGGGTCTAGTGAGTACCCTACGGCGAATTGGCGcctgatttggaaaaatatctcCATGCGTAGCATGAATTCCAGCGAACGGAGTTTCCTGTTTCTGATTATCAACAGAAAACTTGAATGCCGAAAATTGATGTTTCGGATTAACAGAGCCGACGGTAAAAATTGTCCATACTGTAATGTCACTGTTGAGACATTAGAACACAAACTCAGTGAATGCACGCGGGTGGAACCAGCCTGGAGAACACTGCAACGGAAATTGAACGTTCTGTTGAATGGATAG
- the LOC129729280 gene encoding uncharacterized protein LOC129729280, translated as MPTDRKTERRLAELIVSRKALYVVRDLVEKFVAHYNEERDACQIFVRLEWLDKMYQEFHEIQAEIEKIDGVDVLETHLTERSDLETRYCEAKGFLLSRRAPEPNQTVFNSSFLPAPHTPPHNFHLRLPKIDLPKFNGDFSKWLSFRDTFSSIVHSNADIPIVAKLQYLLQSLQGEARKPFESVDVEALMLMLEMLKLKLRVSVGRFIETESAQELHELIDELQRHVKALAKLEEPIQYWDTPLVNMLCYKLDPATLRAWEERTSQNEDVSYDGLIEFLYQRVRILKSVSSDLLQRSQANSVRLSGTQPPPKKSFLHRTVANAVASQTFTVSTSEQQQNPPLSALPVKPGPSNVQVSLPVQSHPSTVLLETVALHIVDDYGNVFEARALLDSASMSNFISKKLATLLGNRQTKINVCVAGIGQSVKRLKRTVTATVKSKACPFSTKLEFLVIDTPTNDLPTVPVQISSWNLPNVTLADPQFYTSSPIDIVIGGETYWELHTGRKISMGPNQPQIIETLFGWTVSGATLQDCSSANTRCFVSTADSMLEDAVQRFWEMETIIEQNIHSLPERACEDLYDATTVRDSSGRYVVRLPKVGKSEIALGNSRITAERRLRSLERRLDRDANVKSAYHKFMHEYETLGHMKRLSDPVDDSIEHCYLPHHPVFKFSSTTTKTRVVFDASCKTASGYSLNDSLLVGPVVQQDLLSLIMRFRTHAVALVADVEKMYRQVLVHSNDQPLQRILWRSNPNEPIATYELQTVTYGTASAPYLATKTLKQLSIDEKHQFPNAAEPVAEDFYVDDFLSGAADAQTARVIQHEVSQMLKTAGFPLKKWASNSVEVLEGIPPDDRAIQPFFDIQDEQSISTLGLIWEPKTDTLRFQVELPLPAAVLTKRNVMSYIAQIFDPLGLVGPTIMKAKLFMQRLWALRSADGQRFEWDQPLPLKLQDAWKEYHTTIDVLRQIKIPRFVSLPLATSFELHFFADASKKAYGTCCYVRTKTANHISVQLMASKCKVTPLLTHHTIAKLELCAARLSTQLYKKVIAAIKISPTGIHFWSDSTTVLQWLRSPPGRCKTFVANRVSYIQQHTSIDSWKHIAGIENPADDISRGLSPTEIVNYARWWSGPSWLSLTSECWPTGALPADELPETRTEGRNVPYEDLLTLLAQVEMCLNSRPLTPIPSESTDLEALTPGHFLVGSNLQAVIEPSVTNVPENRLNHWQQTQQHF; from the exons ATGCCCACAGACAGAAAAACCGAGAGAAGATTAGCTGAACTGATAGTGTCTAGAAAGGCACTATATGTGGTTCGTGATTTAGTAGAAAAATTTGTGGCACATTACAATGAAGAACGTGATGCTTGCCAAATATTCGTTCGCCTGGAATGGTTGGATAAAATGTATCAAGAATTTCACGAAATTCAGGCTGAAATCGAGAAAATTGACGGTGTCGATGTTTTAGAGACTCACCTTACCGAACGATCGGATCTAGAAACTCGTTATTGTGAAGCAAAGGGTTTTTTGCTATCGAGAAGAGCACCAGAACCAAACCAAACGGTGTTTAATTCGTCCTTTCTGCCCGCGCCACACACTCCCCCACATAATTTCCATTTGAGATTGCCAAAAATAGATCTCCCGAAATTCAATGGAGATTTTTCGAAGTGGCTATCGTTTCGCGATACTTTCAGCTCTATCGTGCACTCAAATGCTGATATACCGATAGTTGCTAAACTGCAGTACTTATTACAATCCCTTCAAGGTGAAGCGAGAAAACCATTTGAAAGCGTTGATGTTGAAGCGTTGATGTTGATGTTGGAGATGTTGAAGTTGAAGCTACGCGTCAGTGTGGGACGCTTTATTGAAAC AGAATCTGCTCAGGAATTGCACGAACTTATCGATGAACTCCAACGCCATGTGAAGGCGTTAGCCAAGTTGGAAGAGCCAATTCAGTACTGGGATACTCCACTGGTTAATATGTTATGTTACAAGCTCGACCCAGCAACGCTGCGCGCCTGGGAGGAACGAACCAGCCAAAATGAAGACGTAAGTTACGATGGCCTGATTGAGTTTCTGTACCAACGAGTGCGTATTCTGAAATCCGTTTCATCAGATCTGCTACAACGGTCCCAAGCCAATTCAGTAAGGTTGTCCGGTACTCAACCACCCCCCAAAAAGAGTTTTCTACACAGGACAGTTGCTAATGCTGTCGCCTCCCAAA CATTTACAGTGTCCACATCCGAGCAGCAGCAAAATCCGCCTTTGTCGGCGCTTCCAGTAAAGCCAGGACCATCCAATGTTCAAGTTAGTTTACCGGTTCAGTCCCATCCCAGCACAGTTTTGTTGGAAACAGTCGCTCTCCACATAGTCGATGATTAtggaaacgtttttgaagctaGAGCGCTGTTAGATTCCGCTTCGATGTCGAACTTCATTTCAAAGAAGTTAGCAACCCTGCTTGGCAATCGTCAAACCAAAATCAACGTTTGTGTTGCAGGAATTGGTCAGTCAGTGAAAAGGTTGAAACGCACGGTCACCGCGACCGTCAAATCTAAAGCTTGTCCATTTTCCACGAAGCTTGAGTTTTTGGTCATCGATACTCCTACGAACGATTTACCCACTGTACCCGTGCAAATAAGTTCCTGGAATCTGCCAAATGTTACGCTAGCCGATCCGCAATTTTACACGTCCAGTCCAATAGATATTGTCATAGGTGGTGAAACATACTGGGAACTACACACAGGGAGAAAGATTTCCATGGGACCAAACCAGCCTCAAATCATCGAAACTCTTTTTGGTTGGACTGTTTCAGGGGCAACACTACAAGATTGCTCATCCGCAAACACAAGATGTTTCGTTTCCACTGCTGATAGTATGCTTGAAGATGCAGTTCAGCGTTTTTGGGAAATGGAGACAATCATCGAACAAAATATTCATTCTCTACCCGAGAGGGCATGTGAGGATCTTTATGATGCTACCACAGTCCGTGATTCCTCTGGTAGATACGTGGTTCGTCTTCCCAAGGTAGGAAAATCGGAAATTGCACTAGGGAATTCTAGAATTACTGCTGAACGACGATTGCGCAGTCTTGAACGACGGTTAGATCGCGACGCAAACGTAAAATCCGCTTATCATAAATTCATGCACGAGTATGAAACATTGGGACATATGAAACGGCTTAGTGATCCTGTTGATGATTCTATCGAGCACTGCTACCTCCCACACCACCCTGTATTTAAGTTTTCCAGTACGACGACAAAGACGAGGGTGGTATTCGACGCGTCATGCAAAACAGCGTCCGGATACTCGCTGAATGATAGTTTGCTAGTAGGCCCCGTTGTACAACAAGATTTACTCTCATTGATTATGCGTTTTCGCACCCACGCAGTTGCGTTGGTGGCCGATGTGGAAAAAATGTACCGACAGGTACTGGTACATTCTAACGATCAGCCCCTACAAAGAATATTATGGCGTTCAAACCCCAACGAACCTATCGCAACATATGAACTACAGACCGTTACATACGGTACAGCTTCTGCACCGTACCTTGCCACGAAGACACTTAAACAGTTATCCATTGACGAAAAACATCAGTTTCCTAATGCTGCTGAACCAGTAGCCGAAGATTTTTATGTCGACGATTTTCTGTCTGGTGCCGCGGATGCTCAAACTGCCCGTGTAATTCAACATGAAGTTTCCCAAATGCTTAAGACTGCCGGTTTCCCTCTGAAGAAATGGGCTTCGAACTCAGTGGAGGTGTTGGAAGGTATCCCACCTGATGACCGGGCCATTCAACCATTCTTCGACATTCAGGATGAGCAATCCATCAGTACCCTTGGATTGATATGGGAACCCAAAACTGATACGCTTCGATTTCAAGTGGAATTACCTTTGCCAGCGGCTGTTTTGACTAAACGAAACGTGATGTCCTACATCGCTCAAATTTTTGATCCGCTAGGTTTGGTAGGTCCAACTATCATGAAGGCTAAATTGTTCATGCAGCGTTTGTGGGCGCTAAGATCTGCCGATGGCCAACGCTTTGAATGGGATCAACCATTGCCACTGAAGCTCCAAGATGCGTGGAAAGAATACCATACCACAATAGATGTTCTGCGTCAGATCAAAATTCCTCGATTCGTGTCTTTGCCTCTCGCAACCAGCTTTGAATTACATTTCTTCGCTGATGCTTCCAAAAAGGCGTACGGAACGTGCTGTTACGTCCGCACTAAAACAGCAAACCATATTTCTGTTCAGCTTATGGCGTCAAAATGCAAGGTAACGCCGCTTTTAACCCATCACACGATCGCAAAGCTAGAGCTTTGTGCCGCCCGCTTATCCACCCAGCTTTATAAGAAAGTTATCGCGGCTATAAAAATCTCACCCACTGGAATCCATTTTTGGTCAGACTCCACCACGGTTTTACAATGGCTACGTTCACCGCCAGGCCGTTGTAAGACGTTTGTAGCCAACCGCGTGTCCTACATCCAGCAACACACCTCCATTGACAGCTGGAAACACATCGCCGGTATAGAAAACCCGGCAGATGATATCTCTCGAGGATTGAGTCCTACAGAAATCGTAAACTATGCCAGGTGGTGGTCCGGACCATCTTGGCTTTCCCTAACGTCAGAATGCTGGCCCACCGGAGCGCTACCGGCCGATGAATTACCGGAAACCAGAACCGAAGGCAGAAACGTTCC ATACGAGGACCTGCTAACCCTGCTGGCACAAGTGGAAATGTGCCTCAATTCCCGACCACTCACACCAATACCATCAGAATCAACGGATCTAGAAGCCTTGACACCGGGACACTTCCTGGTGGGCTCCAATCTACAAGCTGTCATCGAACCGTCTGTAACCAACGTACCAGAAAATCGGCTCAACCATTGGCAGCAAACTCAGCAACATTTTTAA